In Melospiza melodia melodia isolate bMelMel2 chromosome 30, bMelMel2.pri, whole genome shotgun sequence, the DNA window GCCCTCATGGCCCCCAAGAACAGGGAGTGTCCCTTCCCAGCACCATGACTGGGATGTGACTGGAGTTACTGGGATGTGCTGACCCAGCCAGGAGCCAGGGTgggatcctcctcctcctcctcctcctcctgagtcttcccaggctgcagctccagacCCAAAATCAGAGCTCAGGGTGATGACCAAACAGTGCCAGGCTCAGCAAGGCCAAGCCAGGCCAGGAgagccaccctgggccagggacaGCCGTGTCACCCCCAGGCTGGGGCCGGGGATTGATGTGTGAacaatgccaatcacttgtttttagaatttttaaagtttaatagtaataaaatggttataaaaatagtaatagaaatttggacaattaggatttaggacaatatgagacaatagaaacaaagagttatggatggtcTGGGTActtctttctgggcaaaataagcccaaaaaaggacccacgttaacagagggttaacccttaaaagcaacagcctgttgcatattcatacacctcatacatgatgcataaattccattcaaacacaggattctgtctgggcattATCgagttcttcctcttaatcctaaaatgtgttcagggctgagcaaggtgaGAAGAACtcgataatggagcaataaattcttttcctctgaaagatttaggtgtcctgtggctgctatcttgctgtgagtcctctctttaaaaaagcATCTTATATAGCATAGTTTCTGTTTTAACatcctaaaactgtatttaacacacaACTTAAGAAAAtcaatacagcatcactttccatCTTAACACATCTAACATtccttttaatatttgcgaaaagccaatcataaaatacacatttttcacacggGGAAGTTCGGGCGtcccagggaggttttggggggcatAACAGGGGTGTTTTGCAGAGGGCTGGAGGATCCCAATAAAACTTGCGAGGGCTGGAGGGGATTTGAGGCCCCATGAGGGTTTCGGGCCGCACCGCGTCCTTTGGAGGGGAGGCCCGAGGGGACCTGGAGGTGTTTGAGCGCTCCCGGGGAGTGTTCTGTGGTTCATGGGGGTATTTTGTGGCTCtcggggaggattttgggggtcccgggagggtTTTGGGGCTCGCGGGGGTCTCGGGGCGGACCCTGAGGGGGCTCGGGGGGTCCCGGCCCGGCCCAGGATcgcactgcgcacgcgccgccccGCGCGCTGCCGGGCCCTCCCCCCGCGCATGCGCCCCGCTCCCCCCCGCGCCAGCCAGGGCGCGGCCGCGTTCGCCCGATGCGTCCTGACGCCCCCGCGCGGCGACCAATCACCGGCCTCGTTGGCCGTGCGTGATGGCGTCACGGAGGGGCGGTATATAAGCGGTCGGCGGCAGTCCCGCCCCCCTGACACTGCCTCGAGCCGCCGCCGCGAGAGCATCCTCCGCCCAGAGCCGCTCCCGCCGCCAGAGCCGCccccgccgcagccgccgccgcctccgccgagGGAAGGGAAGCGTATCGTATGTCCGCTATCCAGAACCTCCAGCCCTTCGGTGAGGCCCTTTGTGCGGTGGGGCCGGGGGAGCGCgcgggccccgccccggccccgccccgtggCGCAGTTGCTATTCCGGGCCCGGTTGCGTCAGccgcggggggggggggtgggggcggAGCCCAAACGTGACGGGCGGGCGCGGCGTCCAATGGGGTGGGGGCGGGGCTGGGATGTGACGGGCAGGTGCGGCAGCCAATAGGGCGGGGTCTTTGCGTGATGGGCGGGTGAGGCGGCCAATGGGGCGTTGTTGGGGCGGGGCCTGACGGATCTCCCCGCAGACCCCTTTGCGGATGCAAGTAAGGGTGATGACCTGCTCCCGGCCGGCACTGAGGACTACATCCATATAAGGATCCAGCAGCGAAACGGCAGGAAGACCCTCACCACAGTCCAGGGCATCGCGGATGACTACGATAAAAAGAAACTGGTGAAGGCCTTCAAGAAGGTGGGGCTTGGGGGCTCGGGGGTGGGGCAGCGGCCACGCCCAGCAGGGATGTTGGTGGTGTTAATGAGGATTTTTTGTCTCTGCTGCAGAAATTTGCCTGCAATGGTACTGTAATTGAGCACCCCGAGTATGGAGAAGTGATTCAGTTGCAGGGTGACCAGCGCAAGAACATCTGCCAGTTCCTTGTGGAGGTAGGACAGCTTCTGTAGGATTGTGCCCcctgttgatggagtgacaaaactatcctttgtGCCC includes these proteins:
- the EIF1 gene encoding eukaryotic translation initiation factor 1; the protein is MSAIQNLQPFDPFADASKGDDLLPAGTEDYIHIRIQQRNGRKTLTTVQGIADDYDKKKLVKAFKKKFACNGTVIEHPEYGEVIQLQGDQRKNICQFLVEIGLAKDDQLKVHGF